Proteins encoded in a region of the Rutidosis leptorrhynchoides isolate AG116_Rl617_1_P2 chromosome 9, CSIRO_AGI_Rlap_v1, whole genome shotgun sequence genome:
- the LOC139866913 gene encoding F-box protein At2g27310-like codes for MALNTTLTDIHSDIIQTHILTKLDGPSLSTTATVSSYLQSLCSDHHLWLPISKSTWPSITDPRVDDVISTFPSGHRSFFQDSFPSLITNFNQPHKWSTDSSSSHDLDRPSQLISAVDIHYQNDIIYSRVEFTNTTNDFLSSDCRIELKNDPTSKNAQGISRSIDLIVDEISGANKSTLLHLKDSLKLNWILIHPARKRAGNLSSIKPIISRQDWATNETLLRYVIVLPGDDVNEMVQCKIQVVLGVGERGIGLYVKEVVLKLQGLDCNFLSGRDFLVITRRAIMEENNVTRKVIDDEEERWKNCKLFKEMKQNKEERLRKQNERRELAINCSYVGLFLSFLLSIYYIILLL; via the coding sequence ATGGCTCTAAATACCACTCTAACCGATATCCATTCAGATATCATCCAGACACACATCTTAACTAAACTCGACGGCCCATCGCTATCCACCACAGCCACCGTCTCATCCTATCTACAATCCCTCTGTTCCGATCACCACCTCTGGCTTCCCATCTCCAAATCCACTTGGCCATCTATTACTGATCCACGTGTCGATGACGTCATCTCCACCTTCCCATCTGGTCACCGTTCTTTCTTCCAAGACTCTTTTCCATCTCTAATAACCAACTTTAACCAACCTCACAAGTGGTCCACAGATTCTTCATCATCTCATGATCTGGACCGTCCATCTCAACTCATCTCAGCCGTTGATATTCACTACCAAAATGATATCATCTACTCTAGAGTCGAATTCACCAACACCACAAACGATTTCTTATCTTCAGATTGTCGGATCGAATTAAAAAACGATCCGACAAGCAAAAATGCACAAGGAATCTCACGATCTATCGACTTGATAGTCGATGAGATCTCAGGTGCAAACAAATCAACATTGTTGCACCTGAAAGATTCCTTAAAATTAAACTGGATCTTGATACATCCTGCCCGAAAACGGGCAGGTAATCTATCAAGTATAAAACCGATTATTTCAAGACAAGATTGGGCGACAAACGAGACACTTTTACGATACGTCATCGTTTTACCCGGGGATGACGTGAATGAGATGGTACAATGTAAGATACAAGTTGTACTAGGGGTTGGTGAAAGAGGAATCGGGTTGTACGTGAAAGAGGTTGTATTAAAGTTACAAGGGTTAGATTGTAATTTTTTAAGTGGGAGGGACTTTTTGGTAATTACACGAAGGGCAATTATGGAAGAAAATAATGTGACAAGAAAAGTAATTGATGACGAGGAAGAGAGATGGAAGAACTGCAAATTGTTTAAGGAGATGAAACAAAACAAAGAAGAAAGGTTAAGAAAGCAAAATGAAAGAAGAGAACTTGCCATCAACTGTAGCTATGTTGGCTTATTCTTGTCTTTTTTGTTgtctatttattatattattttgttGTTATAA